The genomic stretch GGTTCCACTATAAAACCAACTAGCAATAAAAAAATACCCGGAGTCTTATTAAATGATAAACTCTCTCATCTCTTTTGCATGTGAGACACATGTAAAAATATATGAATTGTTTCACAAATAATTACCTtgaaaaatctccttattttgggtaCACAAACGCACTTTTGACAAATCACAATCGCTCTATTATTGAAATAAAACTATTTATAAGGCGTTACTATAAACATGGTATATTGCATCTTTGTCTCATATATGAATTGTTgattaagaaaaaaaaacacTTGGAACACTATAAACATGGTATATATATTCCAACGGTTCCCAAATGTAATTTTTGGTAATAAAATTAGGTAAAGTGAAGATAATATAAGTtcaaaaattttaattaaaaattttgAAAGTTTAATTCTAGCAAGTAGTAACGGGTGAGGGGCCGAGTGATCCTACTAATTCCCTAGTTCAACTACTAATTTTGTAGCTAATTGACATACAAAATTAAATTTCATAAAACTGTTTTACATTataatcaatcaatatatatatataaaagaggcttttttcaggcaattctagagactccaagttttttaaaacactttaattaaaataataatatataaataataatatatatgaaGAGGATGATTAGAAGACCAACTCTATTAACATAACTATATAAACCCCTCTAATCCTTCGTCCAAATACTCACCTCCAAACCTCAACATTCAATTCCAACCGAGTTCAGAAACACCAGCAACTCACAAACCTCAAAACCCGAAAACCCGAAAAAGATGAAGACGATGATGGTAGTCCTGGCTATTCTAGCCATCTCATCTGTTGCTTttgcacaacaacaacaacaagtagTGGATGCACAAACACAAAACGATTTATTCTATTGCCTTTCATACTCTCTATTTCTATATAAGTTAAATTGATTAGAATTTAAAATATACTTTATCAGAAGCAATTGTCTATCGGATTCAGAAGATATTAAATCATCGTTGTGTTGCCCATATTGATTGGATGTTTCTGTCGGATGTGACTGATCAATAGGAAGCCTCATCAGCTCCCGGTGTGAATCATGATATATAGCTGAATCCCTTGCCGGCAGATACTTTTTTCTTCACAGTTCCCACCTAATAAACATTCACATGACATGGATACACAAACAACGCATCAATAATATCCTCCCAAATGTCCCTGGGCACAATATCTATACCTCAAAAGATCATTGTCTTTGTTCATAAAGAGGTTTCATAAGTTACACTCCCAGCCTTGAGACAATCATGAGAAGAAACGAGACTTCagtttccttttattattttgcttCCCTGATCTTCATATAAATAGTGTATATAAACCATGCTATGAACGTCCGCCTATTAACCTTTCGATGTCCCTAACCCCATAAATTAAATCTTTGTTGTGCTGGATCGTGTTAACTTTTTTTTACGCTTAATATATCAATATATTAGGAGATCTAATTTTGTATTATATTTTTCTATGATTTTTCGGAAACAGTCTCATTGTTACTCCTTTACCCTTACTGAGGTAAACGAAGCTATGAAATAAAATTATAATATGCACAAGAATTGAAGATATACAAAGTAATACGGATTACGGAGTAGATTTTTTTTTCATGCAAGGAAAACGTGAGCATGTACCGCGTGAACATGTACAGCATTCAAACTAACAGAGATTAATAAAACTTCGTACTTTGATCGAGTTGGTTCAtcgtttatttttatcttgattcAAAATTTGGACATTCACTTTTATTCTTTGAATTGGATGTAGGTAAGTCATAAGTGGCATGGTGAGTTCATTATTGCAATAAGAGTTTAGACAATCTAAAGCATAACCTAtaacaaagaaaagaaaaatcaagGCTATTCATTTGAATACATTATACAAGAATACGAGTGTTGCACCTTCTTCAACAATACGAACGTATACTATTAACATTCATATATGTACATATACTCCTAGCAAGTTTTCATAGAGTTCGTGCTCGAAATTTAGGCAATCAACTGCGTAACGATACAAAATAATGCATATGGAATATATAGATACCATTTAACCATCAGGAAGACGGGAATCCAATCATTGCAACCGTAACAATAAGATGGTAACTATACGGCTTCGTAGTTGGTTTCATACGTATAATAAATTTAACTAATGAAAAGAAAACATTGTTCTTTCTAATCAATTTTTCAAGATTCTATCTaatgtttttatgaaaaatattcaGACATGGTAGAGAGTTTGTGTATTATTCCATAAGCTATCGTTTTTTATTTATGTCAAAAGTAGTTACTTTGGGGCTTAATTCAATCCCAACACTGACCCATTTAGCACCTTTGAGTATCTTTTTGATATTTACATGATTGGTGCTATGGGTGTTGTCATGGCGAAAAGATATTTGTTGTTATAACACGAAATAAGCCAGTTGTTGAAGCATTTCAAGGTTGGAATATGTTGTTTTATTGTGTTGGGGTTTGCACTTATGCCTTTGAAGGGATTGAGATGGTATTGCCCTTAGAAACCGAGACCAAAAACAAAAAGAATTTTGGTAAAACTTTGGGTATTTCAATGGGAATGATATCCTGCTTGTATGTGTTTAGTTAAGACAAAACATCGTCACAATTAAAGCCACATACTGACAAATACGATCATACATATCTAAGATGACAATAAAGATTTCATAATATGCCAATGAAGACCAGTATAATACGGGTATATAAAGTATATAACACAATCATACAAAAGACTAATTGAAATTAGAAAGAATAACTGAAATTAATTCACAACTTCGACTACACTTATTTTCAAAGTCATTAATTACTCTACGATAGCAAATTTTACTGTTCTCACATTCAAGAACTTACATATTCTACCACttcaattaaaaataaaacattatttagaaaccgtgcaacgcacgggcacaaaatctagttagTATTATTTTATCTCTTATGATAAATAATCTAACTCCTTCAAACATGAAACTTTGTTCGTTGTATTAATTTGGATCCTCCTAGAAGTATAAAACAAAGGTATCATTTATATATTGCCAATTTGCCATGCATTTAGAGTACTACGTGTCTAAACACTTAAAAGGCGGCCAAGAATAAAATGACCTATATGAATAAATGACCCATAAATTACTTGGATTTCAAGGAACGATGTTCACATTGAAAAATTAAGAtttcaaatgtcattacttacCCCCAATTTCTGCTTAGATATCAATTTTTTCGTTAACTTTTGACCATAGTGTGTGATTCGTCCAACTTTGGCGCCCCATTTTGAGATATATATGCGATTTTGGCCTGCATTCTTTCGAAAAGACTAATACACACACTAACCCACTATCATCCTTCTTTTTCTTTACTATCAAAACACGCTACCCCTTTAGACACCACTTACTAATTAACAATTTAACATAAATTATGAGACGTTTTAAAGTAAATGGAGGTCTGAtacactacaaaaaaaaataaggcCCCAAATATGAATGTATAAGTGTACTATACGTCGAGGTTATATTGAATTTTATTTGTAAAGCTTATAAATTCGGTGGCCAAAACTGGAGGCCCGTGTTCGCCCGGGGTATTAGACGCCGCTGTAAATTATATTTTATACTGTATTTTTTAACTAATTAATAGACTATATACCCAGTTATATACAACTAGTAGTAAAGATTTGGAAATTTATAATAAAGGATTTAAGCGTAAATATACATTTTATGAGCTCTATTGGAAAAAACATGAGTGCCTTTATATAAAGTTTAAACTCAATATATTATAATGAAATTCAAAAATAATACATATAAAAtcaattagattttaattttgacacctaaaaaattaaaatataactcaaaaattttaaaaactcGAAAAGATTGCATACAAGCTCAATTAGGTTTCCATTGGTTGTAACATACTCATATACATCTTGATGTATATGAGATATAGAATTAGTTATTAAGTTAGTTAGGTTGTTATAAGTTAGTTACAACCAATGATTAGTTAAGGAAAGTTGTTACATCTTTCCATATATATACATTCAACATGTAATAACAAATCATAAGTTGATTTAATGAAATTACAATTTCTATTTCTCTGATTCtattctctctatctctctctttcCATTCATTCTAATCTTCATCCATATCTTTGAAGAttaatatggtatcagagctaggCATCTTGTTAATCAAATAAGTGGCAGTAAGAAGACAATCCCCCCAGAATTTAAGAGGTAAATTAGAATGCAGTCTTAAAGCCCTAGCAGTGTCCAGTAAGTGTCTATGTTTCCTTTCTACTCTACCATTCTGTTGAGGCCTTCCTACAATGCTTCTTTGATGTATAATACCCTCAGTTTTGAAAAAATCCTTACACTGATCTTGGAAAAATTCAGTACCATTATCAGATCTTATCACTTTGACAGTTGCATTATACTGAGTGGAAACATACTTAACAAATCCTTTAATTAAACCAGGTATTTGTGTCTTATTATGAATCAAAAATAACCAAGTATTCCTGGAGTGATCATCAAGTACAGTGAGAAAGGATCTAGCACCTGACAATGTAGGAACCCTATATGGTCCCCAGACATCCATATGTACAAGATCAAAACAATTAGCAGCATATGATTTACTTCTAGGAAAAACTTGAACATGATGTTTTGCCAGGATACAAGATTCACAAAAGAAATCCTTGATTTTATTCATATTAGGTACATGTACATGATAGAGCTTATCCACAGAAGAATGTCCTAATCTTTGATGAAACAAAATTACATTTTTATTAGCTAAATCCTTAACATTTGAAGATACATCAGAGGTTTGATTAACCAAAGAGTTACAGTTTGCTAAGGAACAATTCAAAGGAACTTTATTCTCAGCCATTTTGAGCTTGTAAAGATCACCATATCTTTTAGCCTTAGCCACCACTTGTCTATTTGTAGGGACCTGGAAAAGGCATTCATTTTGCAGAAATATGGCAGTTAAACCAGTTGTTGTTATTAATTTACCAACTGATAACAACTTCTGATTAAAATCAGGCATAAGTAATACATTAATCAatgtaatttgatcatttaatcTTGTTGTACCTGATTTATGGACCACTTTAACAGTCCCATCAGGTAGAGACACATAAACAGGTTTAGCTAAAACCTTGACATTACTTAACAAAGCAAGATTGGATGTCATATGGTCTGTAGCCCCCGTATCAATTATCCAATCAAAATTGTTGGCAACAGAATTAAAAGATGTAGAAGAATTAGCCATACCTGCAAAATGCACAGAAGACTGCAGAGGGGTGACATCAGGATGAGCCTGATCagaaatcaccttaaaaactcTAGTCATCACAGTATCTATGATATTTTGAACCATATCAGAAGGTCCTGGATCAGAGGGATACCTCACAGCAGGAACCAAAGCAGCAGAGTCATCAATAGGAGTTACATCAACATACTCATCATCTTGTTCAGTGAAAGAGGCACAAGCATTGTTAGCAGAATTTGTTGAGTGATGCTTCCCCTTACCCTTGTTCTGCCTAGCCAAGAAAGCTTTGTATTTGTAACACCGTTCTTGAATGTGACCCTTAATTTTACAAAAAGTGCAGGTCTTCAGTCTGTGGCAATCTGTGATGTCATGCCCCCCTTTATTACAATGAGTGCAAAACTCTCCATCTTTAGGCTTTTTAGCAGGAGCAGAATCAATGGGATTTTCTGGCATTCTTCTTTTAGAACTGTAAGCAGCAGTTTCCACTTGATGCTCAGAAGCATGATCGTTAATGATCTTCTGCTTTTCAATTTTCTGCAGCATTCCTAGTGCACGGTTAATTGGAGGAAGTGGTTCCATAGAAAGAAGAGTTGTCTGCACTTGCTCATAACCAGAATTGAGACCCATCAGCAACTGGATCAGCTTGGCTTGTGTCTCACGATCAAGAAGTCTCTTAAGCAGTTGACAAGAACAGTTAGACATAGCTCCACAGGTACAACTGGGCATAGGATCCATATTATCAATACCTTCCCAAATAGACCTAATTTTGCTGTAGTATTCCATGAGAGAAAGATTCTCCTGAACCAGGTTGCTGAGAGTTTTCTTCAGATCATAAAGCTCAAGAATGTTCAATTGACCAAAACGTTCAACAATCTCATACCACAAGGATTTAGAAGAACTGGAATATTGCAAGGTTTCCCTCAAAGTTTGAGAAACAGAATTGAGAATCCACCTTAAAACCAATAGATCACAACGAATCCACTGATTGAACTTTTTGTCAGTCTTCTCAGGAATACAGCACTCCCCAGTAATGAATCCCACCTTATTCTTGGATACAAGAGCCTGAACAATATCTCGCTGCCATTGATGGAAGTTAGAACCATCAAAGAGATAAGCAGTCAGCTGGAGATTTGGTTGATCATTGGGCGATAAGAAGAGAGGGTCATCTAAAGGAGAGTAGAGGGAATTCTGagaattttcttgattttcaggcATGTTGTGATAGAAGAAAGAAAAACTTGAAGAATTGAATGGTTgaatgtgaaaaagaaagaaagatgtAGATGATTGTGCGGAAGCTTGAAGATTTACACCCAAGTTCAGGATATTGATTATAAGCATACTTTTTCTCCTGTTGCCAAATTTGCAACAGTAAGAATGCTTCTTGCCCTTGCTGCTAAGAGAAACTGGCCTATACACCAACTAGACATCAACAATGCCTTTTTACATGGTTTCTTGGATGAAGAGGTATACATGAAACCTCCACCAGGCTATACAAAGGCATCTAAGGGTCAGGTTTGTCGACTAAAAAGGTCATTGTATGGCCTAAAACAAGCTAGTAGGCAGTGGAACTTAGAATTGACAAAATTTTTAATAAATGAAGGCTTTGTTCAATCAAAGCATGATTATTCATTATTTACTAAGTTTGATTCTGGTACCAACAAATTTTTGGTTGCACTAGTTTATGTTGATGATGTTTTACTAACTGGTGATGATCTAGAAGACATTCATCAGCTAAAGAATCAGTTACATGCCAAGTTTACAATTAAAGACTTGGGTCCTATCAGATATTTTTTGGGTTTAGAAGTTGCTAGAAATGAAAGAGGTCTTCTTCTAAACCAAAGGAAGTATATCCTAGACATATTGAAGGACACAGGCTTTGAAGATGCCAAGTCAGTCCCTTTCCCAATGCAGAAAGGACTGAAACTGTCCATAGATCGGGGAGATCTGCTGACAGAACCAGAGCAGTACAGGCGTCTGGTTGGGAGATTGTTATACCTAAATATGACCAGGCCTGATATTTCCTTCAGTGTCCAACACTTGAGCCAGTTCTTGAGTCAACCTAGGGCACCTCACTTACAGGCTGCACATCATGTTCTAAGATACCTAAGAGGAACTATCAACACTGGTCTTTTTTACTCTACTGCTGGTTCTACTCAATTGCAAGCCTATTCAGATGCAGACTGGGCTACTTGTGCTTTTAGCTGCAGATCATTAAGTGGTTATTGCTTATTTTTGGGGAGTTCTTTAGTCTCTTGGAAGACCAAGAAACAACGTACAGTAAGCACAAGTTCTACAGAAGCAGAATACAGAAGTATGTCATACACAAAAGCAGAAATGGTTTGGGCAGCAGGCATTTTACAAGACTTGAGAGTATCTGTTGAAGGACCTATTATCTTGCATTGTGACAACAAGTCTGCAGAGCATTTAGCCTTGAATCCTGTCTTTCACGAACGAACAAAGCACCTCAATGTAGATTGCCATTTTGTCCGAGATAAGCAACAAGAGGGATTCCTAGTAACCAAACATGTTTCAAGCAAGCAACAAATAGCTGACATTATGACCAAGCCTTTAGGAGCTTTGGATCATTATAATCTCTCTGTCAAGCTTGGCCTTACTATCCCTCCTCCTCGTCAAGCTTAAGGGGGGATATGAGATATAGAATTAGTTATTAAGTTAGTTAGGTTGTTATAAGTTAGTTACAACCAATGATTAGTTAAGGAAAGTTGTTACATCTTTCCATATATATACATTCAACATGTAATAACAAATCATAAGTTGATTTAATGAAATTACAATTTCTATTTCTCTGATTCtattctctctatctctctctttcCATTCATTCTAATCTTCATCCATATCTTTGAAGATTAATAATGTATAATCTTATTTGTGCTTCATATCTTTGAAGATTAATAATGTATAATCTTATTTGTGCTTTTTAACTACTCTATTTCCAGATAAAACTATTGTATTTATAATAGGTCATTCATagagtatgtatgtatgtatgttttTTTTGGTGTTAACCAGGAGTATCCCTACCGACAgttggggcaatctccttcgggatactgaaggcaatttaataggttgacccctcccaagtttggcttttttcattcgcaagagtcaggaatcgaacccctgaccacttgtttaagagatgagagcccttaccactcaaaccagccaactttggtatgtatgtatgtatgtatgtatgaatGGAATAGAGTAATTTCGAGTATGTATGAATTTTAAATATGGTTGAGTTATTTCGAGCTTTAGGTCTGTTTCGTATGTGACGTTACTAGGTCATTTTTGCTTCTGATCACTTTGGTCAAAATACTTTAGAGGTGGTCTCTGTTTCATACGGATTAACTCTGACTCATGTTTTTTTCTAGTAAATGGATAAATGAAATTCTTTTGAAGACTTACAAAAAGCGTGTTATAAAATTAATCATTTATAATAATCTGAGACAATTTAGTCCTTTCTTTTGACATGGATTGTGATTAATTTTGAGTCACTTACTCACTTAGATTAACATCATTTCAGGTTTATCATAATGtatttggatttttttgatttgAACTCAGCTCGAGTTGGGTAACTTCGATTTTGCTAATTTGGGACAATTACAACTCCTTGGTCTTATCGGGTCATTCGAGTCAATTCTATGGAGTCTAATTAGATATCTTCCATAAGCCATAGATTGGGACATTGACATTTGGCACCCGTCCGATATCAATCTCAATAAATCTAATCAAGTCGATGATGAGTACCATACCATAACCACTCAACCAAATTAAATGTTAACAATCCAAGTAAGACCAATCCATGTGATTATCAAGATCTTACGCACGACATTTTCCGGTTGGTACCCATTTGTATCATAAGAGTTATCACATGTTGGTGGGTGTTGGCCCCTACAAAAAGAAACTTTATCATAAAATGTTAAttcaaattataaaaaaaaatgttatgTTCATCTAGTGTATCACATCATCTTATACTTCAATTAAAGGTCTAAAGTCAtttttttttaacctaatttcaGTTCAGTCCAGTTCAGCTTTTTTCAGTTCAGTTTATCCCTCAACAGATTAACTTTAacccctgtttttttttttttggttgaaaaAAGCATAacgagctgaactgaacttaatggagcagAGTTGAACTGAACCGAATTGAAgcaagagttaatttgtgaagagatgagCTAAACTGAACTAAATGAAGTTAAGCTGAACTTAATCAGTCCAGTTCAGCTCCTTTAAGTTCAGTTCCATTCAGCAACTcaactccattaagttcagttcaattcagcaggttagctccattaagttcagttaagGCTCAGCTCTATTGAGttgagttcagttcagttcagttcagttcagtagTTCAActccattaaattcaattcggctCAGCtcaaaataaaagaattaaaggTACAATATTCCATAACAAAACAACTAAACAAGCATATATATAAcctatgtaaaaaaaaaaataagttttCTCGTTAATTAGGGTATTGGGTATACGATAACATGGTACATTCAGAGTAACTCGGAATTTTTCATAATGATCATAAGTTGATGACAACCCATAAAGCAACTCGGTTTGTACGGTCAAGTAATTAGTAGTGTAATTAATAGAGTTAATGGTAGCATTAAATCCAGCATTCGGTCGGATTATCTGGACATTAATTAAGTGGACCATGCTTACGTACCCTAATTAGACCACGACTAGTGCAGTGAAGATTCCTCATAACATGGATTACGGTCAGTAACTAATGGTGGACCTTGGCTATGATGCATATTAATCCCCTATTTTAACATAGATTAATTCCTAATTATCCTAAAATCCTAAATAACTTCTCTAACTTTTCTACGTATTAACATAGGACAGTTTAAGTGAAATGCATACGCTTGGAGTATGCATTTCACTTAAATTATTACTCGTACTTATGCTTTTGATTTTATCTGGTCAACTTTAACTACTATCGTTACAAAATACTACTCCGGATGTATAACAATGTAAGTACGAAATAATTTCAGCTGTTTAGAGGGTCGATATTTACAACAACACGTGAGAGTATTATACGATGTACTCcaataacaattttacatgaatTCTACAGCTctattatgtgatatttaatacTCTTTCTGTTTCAGTCAATAATTTACGTTTGCTTTATTATCTCCtcataaaataaagtaaacgtaaattattcattaagaGAGAGGAAGTAGGATAATTTTTCGACTATATGAGAATGTACATCATATGGATTTGCTTTGATAATGTATGCCGACAATGCCGTATTTATCAATAAACTTTTAAATTCTTGGATCCGTAACATTAAAAAATGATGTCTAGGTTCTTATATTTGTGTACAAGTGAGTTTTCTTGGGATTAAAAGAGCATTGCGATTTGCGGCCTCGAATATGTTCTCTACTCTCTCTAAAGTCTTCCCTTTTTGAGGAGAATGTTTTCTGCCAACTTGCTTAATAATGCCTTTTGATATTTCCACTCTTGCATTTACAGAGAATAATAATGGAATTTTAGGAGTATTTACGTGAACTTTAATTTAGAATAGGTGACagaaaaataaaattataaaacgcTTAACTATCTTCTTTAACGATAAGAAATTATATGCCGGGTCAAAAATCAATTAATATTGGTGCTGTTTGGCCCGATTTTTAGCCTTTAGGAGTGCTTTTCCCAATAATAAACACAAGTTACGCCAAATAATCAATTTTGAAGAACTTAAAATAACTTTTTTTTAAGTCCAACAGTCAATTTTGAGAGCTAGAAGTAAAAGCACCAATTAGCTTCtagtttttacttttattttaaagatttttaatgcagaaatgacaaattgtatgttataaatatgttaaaataaataaaattaatacttATTAATTCATATTTTTTCATTTTCTACAAATCGAAATCCAAGTTGTAAAAGTCTTGTTGAGAagtcattttaaaaaaaaatgtgaGGCTAAACAGCAACAGTTTTATCAAGAAGagcttattaaaaaaaaaaaatttttaaaaGCAAAAATAATTTTCCTAAATCGAGGATAAACATGCTCATTGTCTAATACAAGGATTTCACATTTTCACG from Silene latifolia isolate original U9 population chromosome 2, ASM4854445v1, whole genome shotgun sequence encodes the following:
- the LOC141641789 gene encoding uncharacterized protein LOC141641789, whose product is MPENQENSQNSLYSPLDDPLFLSPNDQPNLQLTAYLFDGSNFHQWQRDIVQALVSKNKVGFITGECCIPEKTDKKFNQWIRCDLLVLRWILNSVSQTLRETLQYSSSSKSLWYEIVERFGQLNILELYDLKKTLSNLVQENLSLMEYYSKIRSIWEGIDNMDPMPSCTCGAMSNCSCQLLKRLLDRETQAKLIQLLMGLNSGYEQVQTTLLSMEPLPPINRALGMLQKIEKQKIINDHASEHQVETAAYSSKRRMPENPIDSAPAKKPKDGEFCTHCNKGGHDITDCHRLKTCTFCKIKGHIQERCYKYKAFLARQNKGKGKHHSTNSANNACASFTEQDDEYVDVTPIDDSAALVPAVRYPSDPGPSDMVQNIIDTVMTRVFKVISDQAHPDVTPLQSSVHFAGMANSSTSFNSVANNFDWIIDTGATDHMTSNLALLSNVKVLAKPVYVSLPDGTVKVVHKSGTTRLNDQITLINVLLMPDFNQKLLSVGKLITTTGLTAIFLQNECLFQVPTNRQVVAKAKRYGDLYKLKMAENKVPLNCSLANCNSLVNQTSDVSSNVKDLANKNVILFHQRLGHSSVDKLYHVHVPNMNKIKDFFCESCILAKHHVQVFPRSKSYAANCFDLVHMDVWGPYRVPTLSGARSFLTVLDDHSRNTWLFLIHNKTQIPGLIKGFVKYVSTQYNATVKVIRSDNGTEFFQDQCKDFFKTEGIIHQRSIVGRPQQNGRVERKHRHLLDTARALRLHSNLPLKFWGDCLLTATYLINKMPSSDTILIFKDMDED